The DNA segment CCAGTTGCTGCGCCGCTGCCAGTCCCGCCGGGCCGCTGCCGATCACGGCCACCGTCTTGCCCGTCTTGACCTGCGGCGGCTGCGGCCTGACCCACCCTTCCTGCCACGCGCGCTCGATGATCGCCAGCTCGATGGATTTGATGCCCACCGGATCGTCGTTGATGTTCAGCGTGCAGGCGGCCTCACACGGTGCGGGGCAGATGCGGCCTGTGAACTCCGGGAAGTTATTGGTGCTGTGCAGCGTTTCGATGGCCGAGAGCCAGTCGTTCTCGTACACCAGATTGTTGAAATCGGGAATGATGTTGCCCACCGGACAGCCGTTGTTGCAGAACGGGATGCCGCAGTCCATGCAGCGCACCGCCTGTTTCTGGGCCGAGTCGCCCGCCAGCGGCAGTACGAATTCGGCGTAATTCTTGAGACGGGCATCGATGGGTTGGTACTTCTCTTTGACGCGGGGCTGTTCGAGAAAGCCGGTGATTTTGCTCATTAGGATGCCCTCCAAAGGGTCTGGGCTATGGAGCGTATGGAAAGAGGACGGTCTGATCTTTTTCCTCGTGGGAGAGGTGGAGTCACGCAGCATTAGGGGAGTGGACCGTTTGGTACCGAACCCGCGCCCTACTTCGTCAGCGTCCCCTGCCCGCCCTTGCGGCTCGGCCCGGCCTGCATGCTGGTCGTGTCGGCGGCCTGAACGGTTCCGGCCTCTTTCTGCGCGGCGGCCCGTTCCTTCAGCGCCCGCTGATATTCCAGTGGGAAGACCTTGACAAAGCGTTTGCGGGCGTTGTCCCAGTCGTCGAGGATGTCGCTGGCGATCACCGAACCCGTCCAGCGGTGGTGGCTCTCGATCAGGGTGCGGAGCTGGGTTTCGTCGGCCTCACCGCTGTGTAGGCTGGCGAGATCAGCACTCTGCATCTGTTCGTCGGCGGGCTGAACTTTGTGCAGGCTGACCATGCTGTGGTTGCACTTCTTCTCGAAGCTGCCATCCTCGTCATAGACGTAGGCGACGCCGCCGCTCATGCCTGCTGCGAAGTTGCGCCCGGTCTGGCCGAGGACAACCACCGTGCCGCCCGTCATGTACTCGCAGCCGTGATCGCCGGTGCCTTCCACCACGGTTTTTGCCCCGCTGAGGCGCACGGCGAAACGCTCTCCAGCCACGCCGCGCAGGAACGCCTCGCCTGCGGTTGCGCCGTACAGGGCGGTGTTGCCGGTGATGATGTTCTGGCGGGCGTCGCCCCGGAATTCGATGCTGGGGCGCACCACCACACGCCCGCCGCTCAGGCCCTTGCCCGCATAGTCGTTGGCGTCGCCGATCAGGTACAGCGTGAGACCAGGGGCCAGGAACGCGCCGAAGCTCTGGCCACCGGTGCCTTCCATCTGGATGAACACCGTCTGATCGGGCAGTCCTTCCGGGCGCACGCGGATCAGCTCGCCGGAGAGCATCGCGCCCACCGAGCGGTTGACGTTCCGCACGTCCTGAAGGAAATGCACCCGCTCGCCCTTCTCGATGGCGGGGCGGCATTTCTCGATCAGGATGCGGTCCAGCGCCCCCTCCAGCCCGTGATCCTGCGTCCCCGTGTGGCGGCGGCCCACGTCGGGCAAGTCGGCGCGGAAGAACAGGCGGCTGAAATCCAGGCCCTGCGCCTTCCAGTGATCGATCCCGGCGCGGGTGTCCAGCAGGTCAGAGCGCCCGATCAGCTCGTCAAAGCTGCGGATGCCCAGCGAGGCCATGATGGCGCGCACTTCCTCGGCCACGAAGAAGAAGTAGTTGATGACGTGTTCGGGCTTGCCGGTGAAGCGGGCGCGCAGCACCGGGTCCTGCGTCGCCACCCCTACCGGGCAGGTGTTCAGGTGGCACTTGCGCATCATGATGCAGCCCTGCACTACCAGCGGCGCGGTGGCGAAGCCGAACTCGTCCGCACCCAGCAGGGCGGCCACCACCACGTCGCGCCCGGTCTTGAGCTGTCCGTCGGTCTGCACGCGCACGCGGTCCCGCAGGCGGTTCAGCACCAGGGTCTGCTGCGTCTCGGCCAGCCCCATTTCCCAGGGCGTCCCAGCGTGCTTGATGCTGCTCCAGGGAGATGCGCCCGTGCCGCCGTCATGCCCGGCGATGACGATGTGATCGGCCTTGCACTTGGCGACGCCTGCCGCCACGGTGCCGACGCCGACTTCCGAAACCAGCTTCACAGAGATGTCGGCGCGTGGATTGACGTTTTTCAGGTCGTGGATCAGTTGCTTGAGGTCCTCGATGGAATAGATGTCGTGGTGCGGCGGCGGGCTGATCAGACCCACGCCGGGCACGCTGTGGCGCAGGTAGCCGATGTACTCGCTGACCTTGCCGCCGGGGAGCTGCCCGCCCTCACCGGGTTTCGCGCCCTGCGCCATCTTGATCTGGATTTGATCGGCGCTGCCCAGATAACCCGTGGTGACGCCGAAGCGCCCGGAGGCCACCTGCTTGATCTTGGAACGCAGCGAATCGCCGGGTTCCAGCGGGTAATCCACCTCCACGCGGCTGGCTCCCAGGATTCCGGCCAGCGTCTCGCCCTCACCAATCGCCTCGCCGCGCAACTCGCGCTCGTAGCGGGCCGGGTCCTCGCCGCCCTCCCCGGTGTTGGACTTGCCGCCAATCCGGTTCATGGCGACGGCCAGGGTGGTGTGCGCCTCGGTGGAGATGGAACCCAGCGACATCGCCCCGGTGGCAAAGCGTTTGACGATCTCGGCGGCGGATTCGACTTCCTCAATCGACACTGGCGTCGCCTCTGCCGTCTTGAATTCGAACAGGCCGCGCAGGGTCATGTGGCGCTTGCTCTGATCGTTAATAATCCGGGCGTATTCCTCGTAGGTGGACGCGGAACCGCTGCGGGTGGCGTGTTGCAGCTTGGCAATGGCGTCCGGGGTCCACATGTGTTCCTCACCGCGCACGCGCCACGCATACTCGCCGCCCGCGTCCAGCCCGCGCGCCAGCAGCGGGTCTGCGCCGAAGGCTGCCGCGTGGGTCCGCAGGGCTTCCTCGGCCACCTCGAAGATGCCGATGCCGCCGATCTGCGTGGCCGTGCCCCGGAAATACTTCTCCACGAAATCGGTTTGCAGGCCCATTGCCTCGAACAACTGCGCGCCGCAGTACGACATATAGGTGCTGACACCCATCTTGGACATGATCTTGCTCAGGCCCTTGCCGATGGCCTTGATGTAATTCCGCATGGCCTTGGCCGGGGAAATGTCGCTCAGGTTAGGCATTCCGGGAATTTCGGTATGCAGGTTGATCAGCGTTTCCAGTGCCAGATACGGGTGGATGGCCTCCGCCCCATAGCCCGCCAGCGCGGCGAAGTGATGCACCTCGCGGGCGTCCCCGGTTTCCACCACCAGCCCGACTTTCATCCGCAGGCCCGCCTTGACCAGATGGTGATGCACGCTGGAGAGCGCCAGCAGCGACGGAATCGCCACGCGCTCCCTGTCTACCCGGCGGTCACTGATGATGATGATGTTGTGGCCGCCCTCGATGGCGTCCACCGCCCACGCGTTGATCGTGGCGATCTTGGCCTCGATGCCGCGTGCGCCCCAGTCGGAGGGATAGGTGATGTCCAGCTCGTAGGCGCTGAACTTGCCGCGCGTATGTTCGCTGATGGAGCGGACGCGCGCCATGTCGTCGAAATCCAGGATGGGCTGCGCGACTTCCAGGCGCATCTGCGGGTTGACCGCGTTGATGTCCAGCAGGTTGGGGCGCGGCCCGACGAAGGACCGCAGGCTCATGACCACCGATTCGCGGATCGGGTCAATCGGGGGGTTGGTGACCTGCGCGAACAGTTGCCGGAAGTACGAGTACAGCGGCTTGCTGCGCGCCGATAGCACGGCCAGCGGCGAGTCGTTGCCCATCGAACCCAGGCCCTCCTCGCCGGATTTCGCCATCGGCCCCATCAGGAACTTGAGGTCTTCCTGGCTGTAGCCGAACGCCTGCTGTCGGTCCAGCAGCGACTCGCTGAACTGACCCACGGTGCCGGTGTCCTCGGCGTCGGCCAGCGGGACACGGGTGTTGTCCACCCACTGGCGGTACGGCTTGGCTGAAGCGTACTGGTTCTTCAGTTCGGCGTCCTCGACGATGCGCCCGGCTTCCAGGTCCACCATGAACATTTTTCCAGGCTGCAAGCGCCACTTCTTGACAATGCGGCTTTCGGGAATCGGCAGCACCCCGGACTCGGAGGCCAGGATCACCAGATCGTCGCGGGTCTGGATGTAACGCGCGGGGCGCAGGCCGTTGCGGTCGAGCATCGCGCCCACCTGCCGCCCGTCGGTAAAGACCATCGCGGCGGGGCCATCCCAGGGTTCCATTAAAGCCGCGTGGTACTCGTAAAAGGCGCGGCGGCGGTCATCGATCAGGGGGTTGTCCTCCCACGCCTCGGGAATCATCATCATGGCGGCGTGGGCCATCGGGTAGCCCGCCAGCGTCAGCAGTTCCAGCGCGTTGTCGAAGGTGGCGGTGTCGGACTCGCCCTCGAAGGACACCGGGTAGATCTTCTTGAGGTCATCGCCCAGCACGGGAGAGGACATCACGCCCTCACGCGCGCGCATCCAGTTGAAGTTGCCCTTGACGGTGTTGATCTCGCCGTTGTGGGCCACCATGCGGTAGGGGTGCGCCAGTTGCCACTCGGGAAAGGTGTTGGTAGAAAACCGCTGGTGGACGAGGGCCAGCGCTGAAATCACAGACTGATCCTGCAAGTCGAGGTAATACTCGCCCACCTGCGTCGCCAGCAGCAGGCCCTTATAAATCACCGTTCGGCACGACATGCTGGGCACGTAATATTCCGCCCCGTGTGTGAAATTCAGCGCGCGGATGGCATTGCTGGCGCGGCGGCGGATCACGTACAGCTTGCGCTCCAGCGCGTCGGGCACCAGGGTGTCTGGCCCGGCCCCGATAAAGATCTGGCGGATCACCGGTTCCTTTTCGCGCACGGTGGGACTCATGGGCATCTCGCGGTTCACCGGCACGTCGCGCCAGCCCAGCACCAACTGGCCCTCGGCGAGAACGGCCCGCTCCAGTTCCTGCTCGCAGGCCCGGCGCGAGGCGATTTCCTTGGGCAAAAAGATCATGCCCACGCCGTAATCCCCAGCGGGGGGCAGCGTCACGTTCTGCAAGGCCATCTGCGCGCGGTAGAACTCGTCGGGAATCTGGATCAGCAGGCCCGCGCCGTCGCCCATCAGCGCGTCTGCGCCCACCGCACCCCGGTGATCGAGGTTTTCCAGAATCTTGAGACCCTGCTCGATGATCGAGTGGTGCTTGAGACCCTTGATGTGTGCGACAAAACCCACCCCGCAGGCGTCGTGTTCGCGGCCCGCGTACAGACCGTGCTGCCGCGCCGCCTCGATCTCTTCACGGGAGGGGGGCCGTGAAGGAGGCACGCCCTGAGGGGAAGTTTGAGGTTGAGGCTGGCCCGGAAGGTTCCGGTCGGTGTTGTTCGGCATAGGCACGCTCCTGTTTCTGGGAATGACAGCCCACCCGCTGTGGGCGAGACTTCATGGAAATCACCATACAGTGGGGTGCATTTTCATGCAGGACGTTGTTTATAACGCGCCCGGCATACATTTGGCCTGTCGGATGTCAGGTGGAGGCCAATTCTGGCATTCTGTCTGGCAGGAATGGAAATTCTGGCCCGATTCTGAAGACGCCGAGTCGGGAATGAATTCTGTCTGGGGTCTCAGCGGCGAGGGTCCCTGGCCGCGTCTGGAGACAAATGAAGCAGGCTCTCCAGTGTTGCTGCTGGAGAGCCTGGAACCAGACCAGACTGGGCTGAGCTTTTGCTGCGGTTTTCCTTTAAGAATCAGTTCGCGGCGGGAACTGCGGCAGGCACCAGCCAGATCACGGCGCGGGCGTCGTTCAGACCCGTTAGCAGCACGCGGGGGGTGAAGTTGCCCGATTGCAGACCCAGCGCCGTGTTGTAGCGGGTCAGGCTGGTGGCGGTCAGGGTGTACAGGTTGCCGTCGGGGGCCAGGGTAATGTCGCGCAGGTCGGCCACGGACGCCACGGTGGAGGCCGCCCGGCTGGCGTTGCCGTCCCAGATCAGCAGCGGCTGGGCGTTCTGGTTGCTCAGGACGCTACTGCGCCACGCGGCCAGCAGATTCTGGCTTCCGGCGGTGCCGCTCCACAGGCGGTCAAAGCGTCGGGCACCGAAGGCGGCCAGGGCTGCGCCGTCTGGAAGACCCGTGGCCGACAGCTTCTGCACCCCGGTATCCGTGGCGGCCAGCAGACCCGCGTTGTAGGCCACCAGATCACGGATGGCGGGCGTGGGCAGGGGATCGCTGACCACGGCCACCGTGTCGCCCACGTTCTGAAGCGCGGCGCGCAGAACCTCGCTGCCGCCGCCCAGGCGCGGGCGGGCCACCACGCCCACGTCCCCGCTCACGGCCAGCCGCACGGGTGGAACATCGGTCCCTGGTGCGGGCGGCAGAAAGGTGGGCAGCGGGGCGGTCCAGATCAGGGTGCCGCCCGCGCTGTACAGCGCCAGTTGCTGCGGGCCGTTATCGCACTGGCTCAGGGTCAGCAGGCGGTCCCGCGCGGCGCTACTGGCCGTCTGGATCAGGCAGACAGGTGTGAATGGTGGTGTGACGAAGGGCTGGGGATCAGCCAGATCGCTGCTGCGGCTCTCTATCCCGGTTTTTAGCGTCAGGGCCAGCCGTTGACCGCTGGGCAGCGAGTTGAGAGTCACGCCGCCGATCACCGGGACGGTTTTATCAGCGTTGACGGGTGCGGAGCTGCTGTCGGCGTTGGGGGTCACGGTCCGCAACGTCGCGCCGCCGTCGGTGAGCAGGGCCACGCGCAGGGCCACCTGCGGTTCCTCGGTGCCGGTACAGGCCACCAGCAGGGCGGGGGTCAGGCACAGAGCGGTCAGGCGGACCAGTGATCTAGTGGGGAATTTAGTCGGGGATTTCATGGATTTGTCCTCTGGTTTGCAGGAGTGCCGCGCTGACATGTGAAGTGAAGAGGAAGACGCTGGCTCAGAAAAACTGGTGCAGGCGGTTCTTCTTTTCCTTGCCTCCCAGACTGAGCAGACTACGGCGTGCTGGGGTTCAGCAGCGGCACTTTGGCCCCGTCCGGCGTCAGATCAAACAGGGGGTACTGCGTCTGACCGGGCAGGCCCACCGACAGGCGGTAACGCCGCAGGCCCAGATCGGCCTCGGCCTGGATCGCCCAGCAGCAGCGGTCGATGGTCAGCCCGATCACCGGAGACAGCGGCGTGGGATTCTGGGGCACGCCATCGAGCCAGATAAAAGTCTGCCGCAGGCTGGCGGTGACATATGCGCCGGGCGCTTCGCCCTTGCGGCCAATGCCCAGGCTGACCCGCAGGGGACTGAGGCTCAGGTAATCGGTGGCGATGTCATCGGGATAAAGGCCGCTGCGGTTGCGGTAGTACTGCACGTTGCCCGACAGCGCCGCGCGGCTGCCGAACTGGATGTTGGCGTCCAGTTGCGCCTGGGCCAGCTCGGTGCGGAACTGGTCCAGGCCGGGGGTGTTGACGGTGGCCGACAGCGCCAGCCGCTGTCCGGGCCGGGTCACGCTCAGGCTGCCCGTGGCGGCGGGCCGGGTAAAGCCGCCGCGCACCAGATCGTAGGGGCCGCCGTAGGTCAATTGCCAGTCGTTGGCGCTGCCGTTTACCGTGCCGACGCTGAAACTCACGTTGCCGCTGTTCGGCGAGCTGCCGGGGACCGGGTTGGGGTCCACCGGGCGGTTCAGGAGCAGGTCATGTGCGGTAGACAGCCTGTAACGCGCCCGCCACGTCAGGCTGGCGTTGCCCACGACGCGCCCGGTGGGTGGGTACAGCGTCTCGCTGGCCGAGAAAGTGATGGGATTAAGAACCGCGTCACGCCCCACCGAGGCGTTGATGGTGGCCCCCACCTCGTCGATCTGGGGCAACTGAATGTCGTGGGTAGCGTAAGCGCTGATCGAGTCCGCGCGGGTGGCCCCGGTCACGGTGGCCCGCAGCGTAAAGGGCGAGTACCCATTGATGCGCGAGTAGCTGCCCGAGGCAGTCAGGGTCAGGTCCGGCGCAGGCCACGCGCTGCTGCGCCGCAGATAAGCGGGCCGGGCGGGGACGGCGGGACTGTACTCGGTGGCCTCGCGGGCGGGCTGGGCATCCACCGGGGTCAGCGTGCCGGAACCCGAATCGCCCACCGTCGCGTTGTACGAGAAGGTTTCCAGCTCCTTGGTAAAGGGCTGATAGCCCAGTTGCGCGCTCAGGCTCAGCGGCAGGCGGTTCACGTTGACGCTAAAGAGGGCGGGGGCCTGCAAGTCGGGGGCCAGGAACAGGTCGCGCTGGAGCAGCACGCCGAAACTCACGTCCTTGACCGGCACGGTACTCAGGTTCAGGGTCAGCGGGGCGCTCAGCAGGCGTCCGTTCACGGCGTCGAAGGAAAAGGGGCTGGTGCCCTCGCGCCGCAGGTAGCCCACGCCGAAGGTCACAGTGTTGGTGGTGTTGAAGCGCTGGGTGAGCTGGGCGTTCAGGTTCAGGTCCACGGTCCTGGCCCCGGTGCCGTAGTAACGCCCGGTAAAGGTGTTGCCCAGTGCCAGATCGGCATTCGTCCACGGCTGGGCGGTGTAGGCCAGGGCGTGCTGTTCCTCCAGCCGGGTGGTGGCGATGTTCTTGCCCTGTGCAGTGGCGCTGGGCGACAGCGGGTTGCTCTGGGCGCTGTAGCTGCCTGCCGTCAGGCGCGTGTCGGCGCTGAACGTTCCGTTGGTGTAGGGCTTGGGGTCCAGCACCACCTCGGCCTTGCGGTACGGCGAATAGATGCCGTCCGTCGGCTCCGGCCCGAAGCGGTTCAGGTAAGAGAATTCCGCCGAGAACAGCGGATATTCCACCTTCGCCCCAAAATCCACCCGTGTCACGCCACGTTCAGCCGCCGTCTCGCTCAGGCCGATGTCCTGGCGGGTCACGTTCAGGCGGTAGTCCAGATCGCGCACGGCTAGCGACAGCGGCACCCGGCCCGTCACGCCAAAGTTGATGTCGATGTCGTAGCCGGAGTTGGGGGTGCCGTCCGCGTTCAGGGGTTTGGGGTCCGCCAGCGTGTACAGGTTGATCCGGTCCACAAAGGGCAGCGGCGCGTACGAACGCAGGGCCACGCCCGCGCCCACGCTGGGGCTGCGGTTCTGGTAGTAGCGCAGCAGAGTGGTGCCCAGCGTGCTGCCGCCAATCGAGAACGGCAGATCGGCCTCCACCGTGTAGCCGTCCACCGAATCCTGCCCGATCAGCAGGCGGGGCTGGCGTTCGGGATCGTTCAGCGGGATCACGATCACGGGCAGGAACAGCACCGGCACGTCGGCCAGCAACAGTTGTGCGCGGTAGGCCACCAGCCGGTCACCGGGATACACGATCAATCGTTCGGCGCGGAAGGCGTAATCGTTGGGCGTGCGCCCGCACTTGGCGCAGGTGGTGAAATAGCCCCCGGTGGCGCGCAGTTGGCCCGGAATACGCTCGACTTCCTGCCCCCGGATTTCCAGATCGGCGTCGCTGATCAGCACGTCCTGCCCGGTCACCTGCTCGTCGCCCAGTTCCACCACCAGATTCTCGCCGCTGAGGTCCTGGCCGTCCTTGGCGCTCTGGTAACTGGCCGCGCCCACCAGGGTCAGCGTGCGGCGGGTGCGGTTGTATTCCACCCGTTTGGCCTTCACCACGTCGTCGTCCACACGCAGCTCCACATTTGCGCCGCTGATGACCACCAGTTCCTGTCCATCCACCTGCCGCAGTTCCAGCGTGTCCGCCGAGATGATCTTGACCGTGCGGGCCTCTGCACCGCCCAGCACGGCGGTTCCCAGGAGACCCAGGGTGAGGACGGCGTTGCGGGCCAGCTTGTGAAGGCTGCTCTTCTTCCTGGGAGTCTGGTTTTTAGGAATCTGGCGTGGCCTTTCTGGTCCCTTCCGGCTCCCGAAGCTCACTGGGCGGCCCCACTGGCTTGAGGGGCCAGGGTCTGTGCCACCAGGGGTGCTGCCGAGGGCAGGCGGAAGCTGCTTGCCAGCACTGACCCTCCCGTTCCCGGCTTGTCGGCCAGGATGCTCAGGCTGGTGCCGGGGTAATAGAAGCCCAGGATATGCAGGTGGTTCTGCCCGGCCCGCGCCAGCCCCAGCGCGCCGTACTGCGACAGGCCCACGCCATGCCCCGCGCCGCTGCCTGTCAGGACCAGTGGCCCCTGTCCACCGCTGAGGCCGCTCAGTTTGACCCGCGTGCCCGGCGCGCCCAGTGAGCGCACGAAGCCGCCCGCGTTGGCTCCCGTGATGCGGGCTGTGCCGCCATCCCCGCTGACGGTAACTTCCTCCGGCCTGCCCGACTTG comes from the Deinococcus sp. AJ005 genome and includes:
- a CDS encoding glutamate synthase-related protein; this translates as MPNNTDRNLPGQPQPQTSPQGVPPSRPPSREEIEAARQHGLYAGREHDACGVGFVAHIKGLKHHSIIEQGLKILENLDHRGAVGADALMGDGAGLLIQIPDEFYRAQMALQNVTLPPAGDYGVGMIFLPKEIASRRACEQELERAVLAEGQLVLGWRDVPVNREMPMSPTVREKEPVIRQIFIGAGPDTLVPDALERKLYVIRRRASNAIRALNFTHGAEYYVPSMSCRTVIYKGLLLATQVGEYYLDLQDQSVISALALVHQRFSTNTFPEWQLAHPYRMVAHNGEINTVKGNFNWMRAREGVMSSPVLGDDLKKIYPVSFEGESDTATFDNALELLTLAGYPMAHAAMMMIPEAWEDNPLIDDRRRAFYEYHAALMEPWDGPAAMVFTDGRQVGAMLDRNGLRPARYIQTRDDLVILASESGVLPIPESRIVKKWRLQPGKMFMVDLEAGRIVEDAELKNQYASAKPYRQWVDNTRVPLADAEDTGTVGQFSESLLDRQQAFGYSQEDLKFLMGPMAKSGEEGLGSMGNDSPLAVLSARSKPLYSYFRQLFAQVTNPPIDPIRESVVMSLRSFVGPRPNLLDINAVNPQMRLEVAQPILDFDDMARVRSISEHTRGKFSAYELDITYPSDWGARGIEAKIATINAWAVDAIEGGHNIIIISDRRVDRERVAIPSLLALSSVHHHLVKAGLRMKVGLVVETGDAREVHHFAALAGYGAEAIHPYLALETLINLHTEIPGMPNLSDISPAKAMRNYIKAIGKGLSKIMSKMGVSTYMSYCGAQLFEAMGLQTDFVEKYFRGTATQIGGIGIFEVAEEALRTHAAAFGADPLLARGLDAGGEYAWRVRGEEHMWTPDAIAKLQHATRSGSASTYEEYARIINDQSKRHMTLRGLFEFKTAEATPVSIEEVESAAEIVKRFATGAMSLGSISTEAHTTLAVAMNRIGGKSNTGEGGEDPARYERELRGEAIGEGETLAGILGASRVEVDYPLEPGDSLRSKIKQVASGRFGVTTGYLGSADQIQIKMAQGAKPGEGGQLPGGKVSEYIGYLRHSVPGVGLISPPPHHDIYSIEDLKQLIHDLKNVNPRADISVKLVSEVGVGTVAAGVAKCKADHIVIAGHDGGTGASPWSSIKHAGTPWEMGLAETQQTLVLNRLRDRVRVQTDGQLKTGRDVVVAALLGADEFGFATAPLVVQGCIMMRKCHLNTCPVGVATQDPVLRARFTGKPEHVINYFFFVAEEVRAIMASLGIRSFDELIGRSDLLDTRAGIDHWKAQGLDFSRLFFRADLPDVGRRHTGTQDHGLEGALDRILIEKCRPAIEKGERVHFLQDVRNVNRSVGAMLSGELIRVRPEGLPDQTVFIQMEGTGGQSFGAFLAPGLTLYLIGDANDYAGKGLSGGRVVVRPSIEFRGDARQNIITGNTALYGATAGEAFLRGVAGERFAVRLSGAKTVVEGTGDHGCEYMTGGTVVVLGQTGRNFAAGMSGGVAYVYDEDGSFEKKCNHSMVSLHKVQPADEQMQSADLASLHSGEADETQLRTLIESHHRWTGSVIASDILDDWDNARKRFVKVFPLEYQRALKERAAAQKEAGTVQAADTTSMQAGPSRKGGQGTLTK